A region of Streptomyces sp. NBC_01264 DNA encodes the following proteins:
- a CDS encoding GlcG/HbpS family heme-binding protein: protein MKQVKKVSQRTRAIAGGALVAALALGGFGAYAASAAPVQTPAPAPAAQADAKTDAKNKNLTQSTHLSIDAATKAARTALDAAKKENQRVTVAVVDRNGNTIVTLRGDGAGPQSYEAAQRKAYTAVSWNAPTSVLAGRLAQTPTLKDIPGTLFLGGGAPVTAKNAPIAGIGVAGAPSGDLDEKFAQAGVAALNK, encoded by the coding sequence ATGAAGCAGGTCAAGAAGGTCTCCCAGCGCACCCGTGCCATCGCCGGCGGCGCCCTGGTCGCGGCCCTCGCCCTCGGCGGCTTCGGCGCCTACGCCGCCAGCGCCGCTCCGGTCCAGACCCCGGCCCCCGCCCCGGCCGCGCAGGCCGATGCGAAGACGGACGCCAAGAACAAGAACCTGACCCAGTCGACCCACCTGAGCATCGACGCCGCCACGAAGGCCGCCCGGACGGCGCTCGACGCCGCGAAGAAGGAGAACCAGCGCGTCACCGTCGCGGTGGTGGACCGCAACGGCAACACCATCGTCACGCTGCGCGGCGACGGCGCCGGACCGCAGTCCTACGAGGCCGCCCAGCGCAAGGCCTACACCGCCGTGTCCTGGAACGCCCCCACCTCCGTACTGGCCGGCCGCCTCGCCCAGACGCCGACCCTGAAGGACATCCCCGGCACCCTCTTCCTCGGCGGCGGCGCCCCGGTCACCGCGAAGAACGCCCCGATCGCGGGCATCGGTGTCGCGGGCGCGCCCTCCGGCGACCTGGACGAGAAGTTCGCCCAGGCCGGTGTCGCGGCGCTGAACAAGTAG
- a CDS encoding ankyrin repeat domain-containing protein — MPPADPTLLAAAGSGDADAVSAALAAGADIEAYDEHRRTPLLLAALGDHVAAAEVLVAAGADPNAQDERDDSPWLVTGVTGSVRMMRTLLPARPDLARRNRFGGIALIPAAERGHVDYVRALLRETEIDVDHVNRLGWTALLEAVILGDGGRAHQEIVELLITAGATAHLPDGDGVTPLEHAERRGFTQIAGLLRSVR; from the coding sequence ATGCCCCCTGCCGACCCGACCCTGCTGGCCGCCGCCGGCTCGGGCGACGCCGACGCCGTGAGCGCGGCGCTCGCCGCGGGCGCCGACATCGAGGCCTACGACGAACACCGCCGCACCCCGCTCCTGCTCGCCGCCCTCGGCGACCACGTGGCGGCGGCCGAGGTCCTCGTCGCCGCCGGCGCCGACCCGAACGCCCAGGACGAACGCGACGACAGCCCCTGGCTGGTCACCGGCGTCACCGGCAGCGTCCGCATGATGCGCACCCTGCTCCCGGCCCGCCCCGACCTCGCCCGGCGCAACCGCTTCGGCGGCATCGCCCTGATCCCCGCCGCCGAACGCGGCCACGTCGACTACGTGCGGGCCCTGCTCCGGGAAACCGAAATCGACGTCGACCACGTCAACCGGCTCGGCTGGACCGCACTGCTCGAAGCCGTCATCCTCGGCGACGGCGGCCGCGCGCACCAGGAGATCGTGGAACTGCTGATCACCGCCGGCGCCACCGCGCACCTTCCGGACGGCGACGGCGTGACCCCGCTCGAACACGCGGAACGCCGCGGCTTCACGCAGATCGCCGGCCTGCTCAGGTCCGTACGGTAG
- a CDS encoding RHS repeat-associated core domain-containing protein, translated as MTSRDAMEGGAVERIPPHAKPSDVIYGNSMDVDDLALKLLAYAGAFKDGLDKLVDLSLMDWAGAGAEGFESATQKLPRDLESAQKYFEASGKALDSYAYKLRSVHTRVRPIIDDADEARATSKNYWKRVTDYNAALDRKDDPLPERPPDDDPGLAALKDCYDRLDKLETELQTVIDATKRQLVEAAEEAPDKPPPLKGWNRFEKGLGDFFGGAGDTMRGWYDGFDDLVRDGPDGVGLHLAGMVDGASYAVQHPQEFAKAVVNWDEWQRNPSRAAGQLTPELLLALASGGAGAVRRGASTAKNAAQRLSSRELGLRRDGSARARTDSDPDRNTTPNEERPTAGEPIDVATGEMVMSAIDVTLPGALPVVLERHYVSGHPCGGWFGPTWAGTLDQRLEIDGAGVVYVTDGGMLLTYPVPTPDVATLPTSGPRWPLYWDGKPDGAFRIVVPDRNRTLHFAPLPMGGRELALTAITDRTGDGDRIDIAYDAQGAPKEIAHSGGYRIAVDTDPKLLRVTALRLLHGEQREHSTTLTSYAYDPAGNLIEVFNSTGKALRYRYDDEHRVTSWTDRNGTSYGYVYDHRGRVLRGIGPDGILSGRMHYDTAARTTRYTDSQGNTSAYVCNEAYKITAYTDPLGNTTRTEWDESNRHPIAVTDALGRTTRYRYDDQGRLIAVERPDGTVAGTVYDDRGLPLETRAPGGAVWHHTYDDRGAHTSTTDPSGAVTCYGYNRSGHLTSVTDPLGHTTRITTDAAGLPVGTTDPVGRTTSMRRGPHGQVTAVTNALGQTTRHGWTIEGMPAWREGPDGAREVWQWDTEGNLVLHTDEAGHTTTYTYTYFDQPATRTDPDGAHYSFAYDTELRLIDVTNPQGKQWHYTYDAAGRLVAESDFNGAVRTYERDAAGRLTAQTNALGERLSYTLDALGRMVSQHDETTGDITTYAYGASGALLCAANADAELTREHDAVGRVVSETVNGRISAYAYDAMGRRTQRTTPSGLCSEWIHDPAGRPTRLSSADGSIAFAYDAAGRETERRIGDDTTLTQTWDRGDRLTTQTLATRHQSEADRILQHRTCAYRPDGYLTEIRELTTGTRRFTLDPAGRVTGVQAHGWSEKYAYDSTGNQTQAAAPHHPATGDRAYDGALIRRAGRTTYEHDAAGRLIRKTRKLLNGQSRTWTYTWNPENRLTKATTPDGEEWTYAYDPLGRRISKTSPDGTPLTFTWDGTQVAEQFASDGTATTWDYAPGTHRPISQSTRQTLEAGPETTHSILDIADTTTQSEFDARFLAIVTDLVGTPIELVTPDGALAWQSRTTIWGTPLPGSEGGVDCPLRFPGQYADEETGLNYNYFRYYDPETARYTTPDPLGLVPAPNAVAYVRNPHSWTDHLGLAGEPEWANPEDLNFSQRTVSPNDYVEKMRSGEWDWQRPGTALKVMEIDGQLVSYDNRRLDAAREVGRPVIIERVDPNAVHPDSTTGRTWAEQFRRRMNSGRNRNELGEPVPPTGLQERPQHVRNGECKPK; from the coding sequence ATGACGAGTCGCGATGCGATGGAGGGCGGCGCAGTCGAGCGCATACCTCCCCATGCCAAGCCCAGCGATGTCATTTACGGCAACTCGATGGATGTCGACGATCTCGCCCTCAAACTCCTCGCCTATGCGGGTGCGTTCAAGGACGGGCTGGACAAGCTGGTCGACCTGTCCTTGATGGACTGGGCCGGAGCCGGCGCGGAGGGGTTCGAGAGCGCGACTCAGAAGCTTCCCCGGGACCTGGAGTCCGCGCAGAAATACTTCGAGGCCTCCGGGAAGGCCCTGGACTCCTACGCCTACAAACTGCGCTCGGTCCATACGCGCGTCAGGCCGATCATCGACGACGCGGACGAGGCACGGGCGACCTCCAAGAACTACTGGAAGCGCGTCACGGACTACAACGCCGCCTTGGATCGCAAAGATGATCCGCTGCCGGAGCGTCCGCCGGACGACGATCCCGGCCTCGCCGCTTTGAAGGACTGCTACGACCGCTTGGACAAGCTCGAGACCGAGCTGCAGACCGTCATCGACGCGACCAAGCGGCAACTCGTCGAGGCGGCGGAGGAAGCCCCGGACAAGCCGCCGCCCCTCAAAGGGTGGAACAGGTTCGAGAAGGGGCTGGGTGACTTCTTCGGCGGCGCAGGCGACACGATGCGAGGCTGGTACGACGGTTTCGACGACCTCGTCCGTGACGGGCCTGATGGCGTCGGCCTGCACCTGGCAGGCATGGTGGACGGCGCCTCGTACGCCGTCCAGCACCCCCAGGAGTTCGCCAAAGCCGTCGTCAACTGGGACGAATGGCAGCGAAACCCCTCCCGTGCGGCCGGGCAGCTCACCCCCGAACTCCTCCTCGCTCTCGCCAGCGGCGGCGCCGGCGCCGTTCGGCGCGGCGCCTCCACGGCCAAGAACGCCGCGCAGCGTCTGAGCAGCCGGGAGCTGGGCCTGCGCCGGGACGGCAGCGCCCGCGCACGGACGGACAGTGATCCGGACAGGAACACCACGCCCAACGAAGAGCGCCCCACGGCCGGCGAGCCGATCGACGTGGCGACCGGCGAGATGGTCATGTCCGCCATCGACGTCACCCTGCCCGGCGCCCTGCCGGTGGTCCTGGAACGGCACTACGTGTCGGGGCATCCGTGCGGGGGATGGTTCGGCCCCACCTGGGCGGGCACGCTGGACCAGCGTCTGGAGATCGACGGGGCGGGTGTCGTTTACGTCACGGACGGCGGCATGCTCCTGACGTATCCGGTGCCGACGCCCGATGTGGCGACGCTGCCCACCTCCGGTCCCCGTTGGCCGCTGTACTGGGATGGCAAGCCCGACGGTGCCTTCCGCATCGTGGTCCCGGATCGCAATCGCACCCTGCACTTCGCCCCCCTGCCCATGGGGGGCCGTGAGCTGGCTCTGACGGCGATCACCGACCGGACAGGCGACGGCGACCGCATCGACATCGCCTACGACGCTCAGGGAGCGCCGAAGGAGATCGCCCACTCCGGCGGCTACCGTATCGCCGTCGACACCGACCCCAAGCTGCTGCGGGTCACAGCACTGCGTCTCCTGCACGGCGAACAGCGCGAGCACAGCACCACCCTCACCTCCTACGCCTACGACCCGGCGGGCAACCTGATCGAGGTCTTCAACTCGACCGGCAAAGCCTTGCGTTACCGATACGACGATGAACACCGTGTGACGTCGTGGACGGACCGCAACGGCACGTCGTACGGCTATGTCTACGACCACCGGGGCCGTGTCCTGCGCGGCATCGGCCCGGACGGCATCCTGTCCGGTCGGATGCACTACGACACGGCCGCCCGGACCACCCGGTACACCGACTCACAGGGCAACACCAGCGCCTACGTCTGCAACGAGGCGTACAAGATCACCGCGTACACCGACCCGCTGGGGAACACCACCCGCACGGAGTGGGACGAGAGCAATCGGCACCCCATCGCCGTCACCGACGCCCTGGGGCGCACCACGCGCTACCGCTACGACGACCAGGGCCGCCTGATCGCCGTTGAGCGACCCGACGGCACCGTGGCCGGGACCGTCTATGACGACCGCGGCCTGCCGCTGGAGACCCGCGCACCGGGCGGCGCGGTGTGGCACCACACGTATGACGACCGTGGGGCACATACCTCCACCACCGACCCCAGCGGCGCCGTCACGTGCTACGGCTACAACAGGTCGGGCCACCTGACCTCCGTCACGGACCCTTTGGGCCACACCACCCGTATCACCACGGACGCGGCGGGTCTCCCGGTCGGGACAACCGACCCTGTGGGGCGCACCACCTCCATGCGCCGGGGCCCGCACGGCCAGGTCACCGCCGTCACCAACGCACTGGGCCAGACCACGCGTCACGGCTGGACGATCGAGGGGATGCCCGCCTGGCGCGAGGGGCCGGACGGCGCCCGCGAGGTGTGGCAGTGGGATACCGAAGGCAACCTGGTGCTCCACACGGACGAGGCCGGGCACACCACCACCTACACCTATACCTACTTCGACCAGCCCGCTACGAGGACCGACCCCGACGGCGCGCACTACTCCTTCGCCTACGACACCGAGCTGCGCCTGATCGATGTCACCAACCCCCAGGGCAAGCAGTGGCATTACACGTACGACGCGGCAGGCCGTCTGGTCGCGGAATCCGACTTCAACGGGGCTGTGCGCACGTATGAACGCGACGCGGCAGGCCGCCTCACGGCCCAGACGAACGCGCTGGGCGAAAGGCTGAGCTACACACTCGACGCGCTCGGGCGCATGGTCAGCCAGCACGACGAGACCACCGGCGACATCACGACCTACGCGTACGGCGCGAGTGGCGCCCTGCTCTGTGCGGCGAACGCGGACGCGGAACTGACCCGGGAACACGACGCGGTCGGCCGCGTCGTCTCGGAAACGGTCAACGGACGCATCAGCGCGTACGCGTACGACGCCATGGGCCGCCGCACCCAGCGCACGACTCCTTCCGGCCTGTGCTCGGAGTGGATCCACGACCCCGCGGGTCGCCCTACCAGGCTGAGCAGCGCCGACGGAAGCATTGCCTTCGCCTACGACGCAGCCGGCCGTGAGACCGAACGGCGCATCGGCGACGACACCACCCTCACGCAGACCTGGGACAGGGGCGACCGCCTCACCACGCAAACCCTCGCCACCCGTCACCAGTCCGAAGCGGACCGCATCCTCCAGCACCGCACCTGCGCTTACCGCCCCGACGGCTACCTCACCGAAATCCGGGAGCTCACGACCGGAACACGGCGTTTCACGCTGGATCCCGCGGGCCGGGTGACGGGCGTCCAGGCACACGGCTGGAGCGAGAAGTACGCCTATGACTCCACGGGCAACCAGACCCAGGCCGCAGCACCGCACCACCCCGCGACCGGAGACCGGGCCTACGACGGCGCGCTCATCCGCCGGGCGGGCCGCACCACCTACGAGCACGACGCCGCCGGCCGTCTGATCCGCAAGACCCGCAAGCTCCTCAACGGCCAGAGTCGCACCTGGACGTACACCTGGAACCCGGAGAACCGCCTCACCAAGGCCACCACCCCGGACGGCGAGGAATGGACCTACGCCTACGACCCCCTGGGCCGCCGCATATCCAAAACCAGCCCGGACGGCACCCCCCTCACCTTCACGTGGGACGGCACCCAGGTGGCCGAGCAGTTCGCCTCGGACGGCACGGCGACGACGTGGGACTACGCGCCGGGTACCCACCGCCCGATATCCCAGTCCACACGCCAGACGCTCGAGGCTGGGCCCGAGACCACCCATTCGATACTCGACATCGCCGACACCACCACCCAGTCCGAGTTCGACGCACGCTTCCTCGCGATCGTCACGGACCTCGTCGGCACGCCCATCGAACTCGTGACGCCCGACGGCGCCCTCGCGTGGCAATCCCGCACCACTATCTGGGGCACTCCCCTCCCCGGTTCAGAGGGTGGGGTGGACTGTCCGCTCCGCTTCCCAGGCCAGTACGCGGACGAGGAAACCGGCCTCAACTACAACTACTTTCGGTACTACGACCCAGAAACCGCCCGTTACACCACACCGGACCCGCTCGGGTTGGTTCCGGCACCTAATGCGGTGGCGTATGTTCGTAATCCCCACAGCTGGACTGACCACCTAGGGTTGGCCGGGGAGCCGGAATGGGCCAATCCCGAAGATCTGAACTTCTCCCAACGCACCGTTTCCCCGAACGACTACGTGGAGAAGATGCGCTCCGGGGAGTGGGATTGGCAACGTCCCGGAACGGCTTTGAAGGTCATGGAAATAGACGGCCAACTGGTGTCATACGACAACCGCAGGCTTGATGCGGCGCGCGAGGTGGGGAGGCCGGTCATCATCGAGCGAGTCGATCCGAACGCGGTTCACCCCGATTCGACAACCGGACGAACATGGGCGGAGCAATTCAGGAGGCGAATGAATTCTGGGCGGAATAGAAATGAACTAGGTGAGCCGGTCCCCCCGACGGGACTGCAGGAGAGGCCGCAGCACGTGCGCAACGGGGAGTGTAAGCCAAAATGA
- a CDS encoding thymidine kinase — translation MAAPLQFGGCSIKRTLALQIAHNRDARGLQGVIFTRDDRAGEGKLSSRLGLVTEAVEAPEGMDLYAYVVAQLSAGGKADYVIVDEAQFLAPAQIDQLARIVDDLGMDVFAFGITTDFRTKLFPGSQRLIELADRLEQLQVEALCWCGARATHNARTVGGEMVVEGAQVVVGDVNRPAEEIGYEVLCRRHHRKQMTSAAAHAGALSPDVLPVNHA, via the coding sequence GTGGCGGCGCCCCTGCAATTTGGCGGATGCTCGATCAAAAGGACCCTGGCTCTCCAGATCGCCCACAACCGCGACGCTCGCGGCTTGCAGGGAGTGATCTTCACCCGTGACGACCGGGCGGGGGAGGGCAAGCTGTCCTCCCGCCTGGGTCTGGTGACGGAGGCGGTGGAGGCGCCGGAGGGCATGGACCTGTACGCGTACGTGGTGGCCCAGCTGTCGGCGGGTGGCAAGGCGGACTACGTGATCGTGGACGAGGCACAGTTCCTGGCCCCCGCCCAGATCGACCAGCTGGCGCGCATCGTGGACGACCTGGGCATGGACGTCTTCGCCTTCGGCATCACGACGGACTTCCGCACGAAGCTCTTCCCCGGCTCGCAGCGCCTGATCGAGCTGGCGGACCGTCTGGAGCAGCTCCAGGTGGAGGCCCTGTGCTGGTGCGGTGCCCGCGCCACGCACAACGCCCGCACGGTGGGCGGGGAGATGGTGGTGGAAGGCGCCCAGGTGGTGGTCGGCGACGTGAACCGCCCGGCGGAGGAGATCGGCTACGAGGTCCTGTGCCGCCGCCACCACCGCAAGCAGATGACGAGCGCCGCGGCCCACGCGGGCGCCCTCTCCCCGGACGTCCTCCCGGTGAACCACGCCTGA